catttttattagaaaggAGTCGCGCCATTTAAAGTGTGGTTATTATATATTACGgacacatgtaaaaaaaatatatttatttttgtaagcCTATCTTCCTACTTTTAACATTTTCTGGTCATTCAAATCACAGTTTAAGGAAAGTaaatagttttaaataaataaactaaatcaataaaaaaaaaataaaccaatagTCAGAGAGTATATTTAATGTCCCTCCCTATAGCTCGAATCCTATTGGCTCTTTGGTGACGTCTCTGTACTCTTTCTTCGTTAGCAGTAAACGGTGTTGTTGAGGATACAGCGGTTCGGAGCTGGAACTAAACCGGGTTTAGCAGGTTGATTCCGGGTCAGTTAGAAGATTCGATGAGTTTGTAAGTCAAATTTAATGTCATATCAACAAGGTGAATAGTAACTTTTACAGTTAGCTGAGTTACCCGGCTGGATGGTAGTTTACCGCGCGGCAGTGTTCCAAATTGAGCTTTACTCCCTACATAGGCGACTATTCTGTAATAGGAACTTATACTTGATGTAGTGCACTAGGAGTGTAGCAGAGATGCGTTTGGGATCGAGCCGAGTTGGGTTGTGAAAGAAGGAGAGATGTGTCAGAGGATTTTGTCCTGGGGCAACTGGTGAAgattataaaagtaaaaataatccATGTTTAGGTTTATAAATATGACATTGAGTAAAGTTGTAGGAGGTTCAGCTGAGACAGAGCTAACTGCTAATAGTTTGGTAAGAGGCTAAGTGTCCTTGGTGGTTAGCTATGAAGCTAAACTTTCATTCTTAATAACTAGATAAGTTtctcttatattttttttcctgctgtaatattttacattttttattctctttctttgttacttttttattcacacaattcattctttcttcactttcacATTATCCtttctttgtaatttttttctttcgtttGCACCAATTTTTATCCTCCTAGTTTCTTAAACttcataattttttattctcatGTAATCCTTTTTGTTTATTCCTTTTAAAACCATTGTCCTATTAttctttttatgtttgtgtgtgtgtatgtatatgtgtgtgtgtgtgtgtatatatatatgtatatatatatatatatatatatatatatatatatatatatatatatatatatatatatatatatataatcttcaTATTATGACTTGTTTATAACCCAGTGACATCCActaacaactgtgtgtgtgtgcgtgtgtgtgtgtgtgtgcgtgcgtgagcaGGTGATGGAGGTGAGGAACTCATCATGGCAGAAGACCCCAGAGAAGTTGTAAGCAACTCCGTCTGACGATGAGCAGGAACGATGTGAGGATGGAAATGGACCTGGTCTGTTCATCTGATCGTCTTCTAAAATGTGTCCCTGGTGATTCTGTGATGTCGTATGTTTTCCTCCTCTAGACATTTGCTTATATTTGCTCTTCATTCTGCAGACTTTTGGATCAGTGAAGCCTTGCGGGTCGTCTCGCAGTATCGTCAGAAGGATCGGCTCGACTCTCCCTCTCGCACCATGCCCTCGGATCCACTTTCAggtacctgtctgtgtgtgtgtctgtgtgtgtgcctctctctgtgtatatatgtgtagcATTTatattgtgtgcatgtgtatgtgtatgtaaggTGTGTGcgcctctctctgtgtatagatgtgtagcatgtgtattgtgtgcatgtgtatgtgtatgtaaggGGTGGGTGTGCgtgcctctctctgtgtgtccgtctgtctgtgtctgtctgtgtgtgtgtgtccgtctgtctgtgtgtgtgtgtccgtctgtctgtgtgtgtgtgtccgtctgtctgtgtgtgtgtgtccgtctgtctgtgtctctgtctgtgtgtgtgtgttggctgtgACTTTTAGTTTccttatactgtgtgtgtgtttacactgtaaataaacaggaCTTGACATTGCTGTATGTGGTGGATTGTAGCAGGTCATCAGATTAGCGTTAAAGCTCAAATCCACTTCAGGaatctgttcatttgtgttGGGGTTGCAAACAGAAGCTGTATATTGCAGCTCAGAAGCTTTAAATCTATTTAGTTCTACTCCTAGTATAAATGTCCTGTACACCTGAATATAAGTCTGTCATGTCGCTTCTGCAGTCTTCTGTCTAAGAGCTGCACAAAGACGAAGACTGAATCGATTAGTCTGTTCATTacaagcatatatatatatatataaattatgaatgatttaaataatgtttgtatttgttctaaatttgtttttaaacctaCCTTGTGGTGTTGAAGCCCACAGTTTAACAAAATGCATTAATTAGCACAACTGATCAAGCTGAACAATAAAATCAGCCTCTTTTACTGTGAGGAAACGAGTTATTTTTTGGGTCGTCGTGTGTGtggctgattttattttaatgttcagGACGTGGGCAGAAGTGAGTCATGCTAAAATAACCCTCTGTGagtaacggtgtgtgtgtgtgtgtgtgtgtgtgtgtgtgtgtgtgtgtgtgtgtgtgtgtgtgtgtgcgtgtgcgtgtgtgtgtgtgtaaagactaATACACGCGTTCCTTTCCAGCCCAGTGCTGTGAAGCAGCTTCAGAAACACAGTTTAgagaaatgcattttttttttcatctgttttgATGTCTTGGTGGTAAACAAGTGAATAGTAACATTGCACGATTTGCGTGATCCTAATCCACTCTCTTATTGTGATATCTTACATTTAAACACTAATGTATTAATGGAACTCgtgcttaatttttttcccctctctctctcttctctctcacttcctccttcctcctttTCTAGCTGTCCCCTTTAAGGAATGCAGCTTGTCTGCTTTAGGTTAGTTTATCACCTATTTGTCTGACACCTGCCTGTCTTTTACGCTTTACATTCTCTTAACCCGAACAAACTATGAACTTCAGCCTTAATACACCATCAGAAACGTTCACCAAAGAAACCGTAATAATCATAAAGCATGGCGTTATCGTCTCATTTGTTCACCAGCACACGGACAACACTTCGAGTCAAGTGATGAGCGCAGAAAGTTCTCAGTCTGCTCAATAGAACAAGCAAATGTTTAACCAGTCAAATGAAAACGTTATACCACAGCATGCTGGAGTTCTCGGTCTGATCGCTCAGAAAGTGTCCTATAGCTCGAACGTTATACTACGTTATCGTTTCCATGGTAACCGCTCATACACAGGAACGTGTACGGCGGACACTCCTCACAACCTAAGACTGataatgttgtgtgtgagagagagagagagacagaggcaaGCTTGCGAGGATATAACCGTTTATCACAGCTATAATGTGAGACCCGCTAGCTCGTCACTCAGACGTTCCTTGTTAACGTTACTTATGAGTTATTAATGTTGAAGTTTCCCTGTCGTGTTTTTCCTTCCATCAACTTTTCCCCATTTCACACCGATTTCACAGACTCTTGATGCACTCATTCACTAATCTGAGAACTTGTGACCTTCAGCACATTCCTAGCAGGTGAGTCTCTCTAAGAAACCGTCGCACGAGTGCATTTTAGCCGACACGCGTCTCCACCTGGAACCTtggtgtttagggtggaggtcATCGTTCCTGTCCTGACTACATCTTGACACgagtctgtatttgtcttgatCGTGCTGTTTAATTTTAATAGTAATGCagggaaaataaacacaacctgGACAGACTTCATGTCTGGGACCgcaggttgtttgtttgttttgttgtagttGCTTAATAGATGTGTAGGTTCGATACCTAGAttaagacaatgatccaaaaataaaagcattcatATGCTACATTACACACGTCGgcttagtatttttttttctttgcttgacCTTATGCTTTGATCTGCTGCGTGTTACATTAACtaatttttctgtttctacCTCTAGCTCCAGACGttcagtgtcagagctggagcAGGAGTCCTGGGCGCTTCAGGAGGACACGACCAGATCGTAGCCTCATTAGCTGACATAGCGTGGATCGAGCAAGAGGAGAGCGATGTCTCCGAGGGACGACCGTAAGTCACCGCAGATCTACCGTAAACTCATGAAATAAACATAATGAAGCTCTTGTGACTCTTGAGTAATTATTGGTAATTGATATAATAACCACGAGCCGGAGACCATCATAATGTCAGCTATAGTTTGTTTTAAGAGTATCTCCTGTGCTGTTTGTCTCACCAGATCGGAGGCCGGCTCGGGGTTGGCGTTTCGTGCTCACCGGTGCCAACCTCTCAGACGTCAGAACTCtttacccagcatgcaccgGGCCGCACACGCTCCACAAAGCCAGACACTCGTCAACGAGCAGGCCATTCAGAAGATCAGTGCTCTGGAGAACGAGCTGGCTAAGCTGAGAGTGCAGATCGCTCAGATCGTACAGGCCCAAGAGCGGAACACACAACCTGCAGGTAAACACACTGACCTGAactgaacattacacactcTAAACGGTACTTACATgactaatcttttttttatttaaatgtcatcAGCTCTTGCTCCAAGTggtcctcctcctccaccaccactaCCTTCTCTtgcatcaccaccaccacctcctcctcctccacctcctcctccaggCCCTGGCATGCAGAGGAGCTTTTCTGCTATTGATCTCATCAAAGAGCGCCGCAGTAAAAAGTCTGATCAGAACACAGTGTTGGCATCGGGGCCTAAACAGCCTGAGGTGCCCAACATGTTAGATGTGCTGAAAGACATGGGCAAAGTGAAGCTACGTGCCGTTAAAAAGTGTGTATGGCCGTCACATTGCTGTggggttgtttgtttgttttaaataaccAAACACAATATGATTGTCAGGGGGTTTTAGTAACCCGGTTAGGATTGTTTGTCTTTGCTAAAACTGATGCTAAAACATGAAACCTGATCATTACGCAACAGATCCAGGAGAGATCCATTAAACCCATTGACTTAACTGCTTAACTACTGATCACAAAACATGGACATGGTACATTTAAGGGTTTGCTTTAGTGTTCCATTCAAACCAGAACTGGCCACAAGGGGCACTTTTgtgaaaggggtgtgtgtgtgatatatatatatatatatgtatatatagtgtgtgtgtgtgtgtgtgtgtgtgtgtgtgtgtgtgtgtatatataaaccaTGATCTTTTCATCGGTAGCCGTGTTGAGGAGGATCACACCAAGACTAAAGCCAGTGAACCTACAGACCCTGCTGCTCTCATCGCTGAGGCTCTGAAGCGCAAGTTCGCCCATCGCTTCCGCAACGACAGCGAGTGTGAGACCAACTTCAGTCTCCCTGCTCGAGAACCCAACCCAGGCTCAGACACACCTGCGGTAAGATCCacattcacttcctgtttacttGCCTGAATAATacaccaaaaaaaatgaatacacaAACAATCCAAACAGCTGTTTTAGCAAAGTGAACAGAAACTGCAGAGTAACTGCTatgttagaaaatgaatcaacactttctgaccaatcagaagagaGAATTCACAGTGCTGTGAAATAAACCAATAGAATTCTGCCACTGAtgattgtttgttgttgtgacTTTGCAGTTTGGACAGCACATGTTGAAATCAACAGGAAGGAGAAAACTCGTGTGACGGCGGATTTGCTAGCTGAacgttgtgtgtgtctgtctgtgtttgtctgtgtgtgtctgtgtctgtctgtgtgtgtctgtgtgtgtctgtctgtgtgtgtctgtctgtctgtgtgtgtctgtctgtctgtgtgtgtctgtctgtctgtgtgtgtctgtgtgtctgtctgtgtgtgtctgtgtgtctgtctgt
This genomic stretch from Tachysurus fulvidraco isolate hzauxx_2018 chromosome 25, HZAU_PFXX_2.0, whole genome shotgun sequence harbors:
- the mtfr1 gene encoding mitochondrial fission regulator 1 isoform X1, which produces MSRNDVRMEMDLTFGSVKPCGSSRSIVRRIGSTLPLAPCPRIHFQLQTFSVRAGAGVLGASGGHDQIVASLADIAWIEQEESDVSEGRPSEAGSGLAFRAHRCQPLRRQNSLPSMHRAAHAPQSQTLVNEQAIQKISALENELAKLRVQIAQIVQAQERNTQPAALAPSGPPPPPPLPSLASPPPPPPPPPPPPGPGMQRSFSAIDLIKERRSKKSDQNTVLASGPKQPEVPNMLDVLKDMGKVKLRAVKNRVEEDHTKTKASEPTDPAALIAEALKRKFAHRFRNDSECETNFSLPAREPNPGSDTPAFGQHMLKSTGRRKLV
- the mtfr1 gene encoding mitochondrial fission regulator 1 isoform X2 is translated as MSRNDTFGSVKPCGSSRSIVRRIGSTLPLAPCPRIHFQLQTFSVRAGAGVLGASGGHDQIVASLADIAWIEQEESDVSEGRPSEAGSGLAFRAHRCQPLRRQNSLPSMHRAAHAPQSQTLVNEQAIQKISALENELAKLRVQIAQIVQAQERNTQPAALAPSGPPPPPPLPSLASPPPPPPPPPPPPGPGMQRSFSAIDLIKERRSKKSDQNTVLASGPKQPEVPNMLDVLKDMGKVKLRAVKNRVEEDHTKTKASEPTDPAALIAEALKRKFAHRFRNDSECETNFSLPAREPNPGSDTPAFGQHMLKSTGRRKLV